The following proteins are co-located in the Nocardioides piscis genome:
- the thrC gene encoding threonine synthase, with the protein MSTTHGQWPRRQWLGVIEEYRDLLDLPEGLQAVTLREGGTPLVHSEWLSGLTGAEVWLKVEANNPTGSFKDRGMTAAISVAKHEGDQAVVCASTGNTSASMAAYAAKAGLKPLVLIPEGKIAAGKMAQAVVHGAQIIMVRGNFDHCLDIARGLARDYPVALVNSVNPVRLQGQKTASFEICDFLGDAPDYHLLPVGNAGNIAAYWMGYQQYSGLGRSSRLPVMRGFQAEGAAPLVTGEPFPDPETKATAIRVGNPASWHLAEMAAKESEGRFAAVSDAQILAAQAELARRDGVFVEPASAAGVAGLLAELAAGESYAGRTVAITVTGHGLKDTATALESFTDIVDTVVDADVEAAAAAAGLA; encoded by the coding sequence GAGGAATACCGCGACCTGCTCGACCTCCCCGAGGGGCTGCAGGCCGTCACGCTGCGCGAGGGCGGGACCCCGCTGGTGCACTCGGAGTGGCTGAGCGGCCTGACGGGTGCCGAGGTGTGGCTCAAGGTCGAGGCCAACAACCCCACCGGCTCCTTCAAGGACCGGGGGATGACCGCAGCCATCTCCGTCGCCAAGCACGAGGGCGACCAGGCCGTGGTGTGCGCGTCGACCGGCAACACCTCCGCGTCGATGGCGGCATACGCCGCCAAGGCCGGCCTGAAGCCGCTCGTGCTCATCCCGGAGGGCAAGATCGCGGCGGGCAAGATGGCGCAGGCAGTCGTGCACGGGGCGCAGATCATCATGGTGCGCGGCAACTTCGACCACTGCCTCGACATCGCGCGCGGGCTGGCCCGCGACTACCCCGTCGCGCTGGTCAACTCCGTCAACCCGGTCCGGCTGCAGGGGCAGAAGACGGCCTCGTTCGAGATCTGCGACTTCCTGGGCGACGCCCCGGACTACCACCTGCTGCCGGTCGGCAACGCCGGCAACATCGCCGCCTACTGGATGGGCTACCAGCAGTACTCCGGCCTCGGACGCAGCAGCCGGCTGCCGGTCATGCGCGGCTTCCAGGCGGAGGGCGCCGCACCCCTCGTGACGGGCGAGCCGTTCCCCGACCCCGAGACGAAGGCCACCGCGATCCGGGTGGGCAACCCGGCCTCGTGGCACCTGGCCGAGATGGCGGCCAAGGAATCGGAGGGTCGTTTCGCGGCGGTCTCGGACGCGCAGATCCTCGCCGCCCAGGCCGAGCTGGCCAGGCGCGACGGTGTCTTCGTCGAGCCGGCGTCGGCGGCCGGCGTCGCCGGACTGCTCGCCGAGCTCGCTGCCGGGGAGAGCTATGCCGGCAGGACGGTGGCGATCACCGTCACCGGGCACGGGCTCAAGGACACTGCGACGGCGCTCGAGTCCTTCACCGACATCGTCGACACGGTCGTCGATGCCGACGTGGAAGCGGCCGCGGCCGCGGCCGGTCTCGCCTGA